TCTTTCTGTGTCAGTACAGCGGGACCGTCGACGGGGTCGATTATACGTTTCGAAAGTGTTATGCGCGCGGATGCCCGCACAATCTCTGTCCCCATGTTTCCCAGGCGGTGCTGATCGCCAACCGCTACCTGCAGCGGGACTATCATCGCCTGGAAACAGCCGGTATCCCAATCGAAAAAAAGCTGTTTTCTCTTGAGGAGATGGTGCTCAAGTTCGACCGGCAGCAGGATGCGGACGGTCCGGCCATGGCGCTTTACGATTATGTCCAACTGGCCGGAGAAGGCCGGGAGGTTGCCATCCGGCCGACCCTGGAGTTCGTTACCGCGGTGGAGCATTTTGATCGTTTCGAGAACAAGACGGTTTTTCTAATGGCCGATTTTGCCGTTACCTGCCAGGGAAAGACAGTTCACCTGGAACGCTGCCTGGCCTGTTATCCCGTCGACAATGAAGCCGAGGAGCGACAGGCCAAGATCGAACTGGCCAATGCCCGCCTCGAACTGCTCTACCGGGATCTGGAATCGGCGGGCGGGAAGGCTGAAAAACCATTTTTTTAAGTCGTTTTCATTTACATAAGGAGGGGGCTCTATGCACGCCACCATTCAGAAACCCATCGAAGAGATCGTCAGTTATATCCGGTCCGGGGAGAAAGTGTTCGTTGTCGGCTGCAACAACTGCGCCTGGAAGTGTCACTCCGGAGGAGAAGGCGAAACCGAAAAAATGGCCGAGCGGTTGACCCGGCGCGGCGTAGAGGTGGTCGGCTATACCGTTCCCGGTCCCCAAGGCATGTCGCTTTGCAAGCTGGATCATACCCGCAAGGTGCTCCAGGAAGATTACGCCGACCAGATTGCCAACGCCGACAGCTTCCTGGTTCTGGGTTGCGGCCAGGGCGTTCACACGGTCATCGACGCCACCGACGGCGGCATGGTGCATCCGGGCTGCGATACCATATTTGGCGGTGAAACCGTATCGGCAGAAGACATCGAGGAATACTGTTCCCTGTGCGGCGAGTGCATCATCGAATTCACCGGAGGCCTGTGCCCCATGACCCTGTGTTCCAAGCAGCTGCTCAACGGACCCTGCGGCGGCGCCGAAAATGGCATGTGCGAGGTGGACAAGGAGCGCCCCTGCGGCTGGGTGATGATCTACGAGCGGCTGAAAAAACTGGGCCGGCTGGAACTGCTCGATCCCTATCAGAAGCCCAAGAATCACGCCAAGTGGAGCCGCCCCCGGACGCTGAAGGTCAGCGAAACCGAAGCCACCTTCTGTTCCCAGGCCGGCAAGGTCACCGTCAGCAACCAGGACTGAATAGACGAAAGATAAAGGAGTCGTGTCATGAAACTGACCACCCTGTTCGATAAAGGCGAATTTGTCGTTACCGGTGAAGTGGGTCCCATCAAGGGCGCCGTCAACCGGGACAAATCCATCGATCCCACCTGTACCCAGGAGGCCAAATACCTGCAGGGATGGGTTCATGCGGTCAACGTCACCGACAACCAGAGCGCCGTGATGCGGCTGGGGTCTCTGGCTGCCAGCGTGGGGCTGAAGCAAAAAGGGATCGAGCCGGTCTACCAGCTCACCTGCCGGGACCGCAACCGCATCGCCCTGCAGAGCGATCTGCTCACCGCGTACTCGCTGGGAATCGACAACGTTTTGCTGATTACCGGCGACCACATCCAACTCGGCGACCACAAGGAGGCCAAGCCGGTGTTCGATCTGGATTCGGTGCAGCTCATCGACATGGCCATGGGTCTGCGCAACGGCCATGACATTACCGGCAATGAAATCGAAAATCCGCCGGACATGGCCTACGGCGCCGTGGTCAATCCCAACTTCGAGCCGCTGGATCTTCAGTTGATGAAAATGAAAAAGAAGGTCGATGCCGGCGCCGAGTTTTTCCAGACCCAGGCGGTGTACGACCGCAAGGTGTTCGAAACCTTCATGAACAAGGCGTCCAAGATGAACGTTCCCATCCAGGTGGGGCTGGTGGTGCTAAAATCCCCCCAGATGGGCAAGTTCATGAATAAAAACGTATCCGGTATCGAGGTGCCCCAGTCCTGGATCGACGAGATCGGGAGCGTGGAAAAGGAAGACCGCAAAATGAAAGCGGCCGAGATGATGGGCCGCTTTCTCGCGGAGATCAAAGATATGGTTCAGGGCGTGCATCTGATGCCCCTTGGATGGGCCGACATCGTTCCCAAGATCTTGCAGACCGCCCGCATCGCGGTATAATACATGACTGAAGACGAAAAGCGGTTGCAACCATTCAGGCTTCTTGGCGTGTCCTAATAAGACTCGATCAGCTGCCGGATAAAGGGCAGCAGCCGCTCGCGCATTTCCGGCCGGTCGAAGGAAAAGGCCAGGTTGGCCATCTGAAAACCGGCTTTATCACCACAGTCGAAGCGGGTGCCTTCGTAGCGGTAGCCGTAAATATCCTGGGTTTTTAGCAGCCGGGCCATGGCATCGGTAATCTGGATTTCACCGCCGGCACCCACTTCCTTATTGTCCAGGATCTCGAAAATTTCCGGGGTAAGGACATACCGGCCGATGATGGCCAGATTGGAAGGCGCCTTTTCCGGCGCTGGCTTTTCCACCAGTCCGCGAATCTTGGTGACGCCGTCCACCGGTGGATCGGCGTCCAGGATGCCGTATTTGCTGGTATCCTGCGGAGCCACCTCCACCACCGAAACGATGGAAGACTGCAGCTTGTCGAATTTTTCGATCATCTGCTTCAAGACCGGTTTTTCCGCCTTGATCAAATCGTCGGCCAGCAGAACGGCAAAGGGTTCGTTGCCCACGAGATTGCGGGCGCACCAGATGGCATGTCCCAGACCCAGGGGCTGGGCCTGGCGGGTGTAGCTGATGGAGCCGGATTCCGGAATCAGGCCGTGGATCTGTTTCAGTTCAGCGTCCTTGCCCCGGGCCATGAGCATGTGTTCCAGTTCGCAGCTGTGATCGAAATGGTTTTCGATGGCCTTCTTGCCGGCACCGGTGACAAAGATGATTTCCGTGATACCGGAGGCATAGGCCTCTTCGACGGCATACTGGATCAGGGGTTTGTCCACGATGGGAAGCATTTCCTTGGCCATGGCCTTGGTGGCCGGAAGAAAACGGGTACCTAAACCGGCGACGGGAAAAACCGCTTTTCTGACTTTCATGCAAGCTCCTGTTTCTACATGGAACGTTTCTCTCAGACCGTTTCAATCCACGCTGCCGGGCCTTCGATGGCGCCGTACTGAATATCCTGAATGGCCTCGAAAAAGCGATGGGCCAGGGGGCCGACCTGCCCGTCACCGACGGTGATGACGGTGTCTCCGTATTTCAGTTCGCCCACCGGCGAAATGACGGCGGCAGTGCCGGAGCCGAAAATTTCCTTGAGGTGGCCCGAAGCGTGGGCGTTCATCACTTCGTCGATGCTGATTTTGCGCTCGGAGACCTTCAGCCCCCATGTTTTCCCCAATTCGAGTACCGAATTGCGGGTGACGCCGGGCAGGATGCTGCCCGAAAGCATGGGGGTGATCAGTTCGTCGTCGATGACGAAGAAAATATTCATGGCGCCAACTTCTTCGATATACTTCAACTCGACGCCGTCCAGCCATAGCACCTGGGTATAGCCGGCCTTGTGGGCCGCTTCGCCGGCGAACAGGCTGGCCGCATAGTTGCCCGGGGTCTTGGTGTCCCCCATACCGCCGCGAACGGCGCGGACATGATCCTTGGTGACCATGATTTTTACCGGATTGAACCCTTCGGCATAGTAGGCCCCCACCGGACTCAGAATGATGAAGAACCGGTAGGTGAACGACGCCCGGACGCCTAAAAAGGGGTCCATGGCAATGATGGTCGGCCGGATGTACAGGGAGGTCCCCGGCTGGCTGGGCACCCACGCCTGTTCGACGTCCAGCAGTTGCTTGAGTGCGTCCAGGGCAAAGGCTTCGTCGATTTCGGGGATGCAGAGCTTGCGGTTGGAGTGGTTGATCCGTTTGAAATTTTCCTGGGGCCGGAATAGCTGAATCTTGCCCTGTTTGTTGCGATAGGCTTTCAGCCCTTCGAAAACGCCCTGGCCATAGTGCAGAACCATGGTAGAGGGGTCCATCGAAATAGGACCATAAGGCTCGATGCGCGGGTTATGCCACCCCTTTTCCACGCTGTAGTCCATGTTGAACATGTGGTCGGTAAAAATAGTGCCGAATCCCAGTTTGTTTTCATCCGGCTTGGGTTTCAGTTGATCGGCTTTGGTGATGGAAATCTGCATGGCAGCCCTCCTGGCTCGGCGGTACGGTTTTCGGTCCGTCTTTCGAAAGTTAAAAAATCAATTAAACCGGTTCTGGGAAAAAATTAAGGCAGATACACGGATTGGATAATAGGTACACCCATTTTATTCGTGAGTCAACGCAAGGCCGGTTGATAAATGCAAAGGCCATCCGGCAAGGCGGTTTTCGAATGACTCAATAGATGCTCCTGGTGGTACCGGCGTCGAACAGATGCAGATGGTTCAGGTTCATGGCCATGCGCAACTGCTGGCCTGCCTTGAAAATTCTGCGGCCTTCGCTTTTGGCGATGAAAGAAATCCCATTGAAATTCATGTGCATGTGGGTTTCACCCCCTAGCGGTTCGACGACTTCCACCACGCCTTCGACCTTCCATTCGTCGGGAAAACCGCCGTTGCCGTTGTCCACGGTGAAGTCTTCGGTACGCAGGCCCATGATCACATCGGTTTCCGGCTGAATCGCCATATTTTCCTTTTCAGGGACGGGTATGCTGAGCTGGTCGTTGAAGCGGATATCCAGGCGGTCGCCGTTGCTGACAATGCGGGCGGGCACCAGGTTCATGGGGGGGCTGCCGATGAAGCCGGCCACAAAGGTGTTGGTCGGATTCTGAAACAGCTCCATGGGTTGGCCCACCTGTTCGATATTGCCGTTGCGCATCACCACGATGCGGTCGGCCAGGGTCATGGCCTCCACCTGGTCATGGGTGACGTAAATGATCGTGGCCTGCACTTTCTGATGCAGCCGTTTGATTTCGGTGCGCATCTGGGTTCGCAGTTTGGCGTCCAGGTTGGACAGCGGCTCATCGAAGAGAAAAACGGAGGGCTTGCGGACGATGGCCCGGCCCATGGCCACGCGTTGGCGTTGGCCGCCGGATAGTTGATGCGGCTTGCGCTGCAGCAGTTCCTCCAAGCCCAATATGCCGGCGGCTTCGTTGACCCGTTCGAGGATCTCCGCCTTCGGGGTTTTGCTCAACTTGAGTCCGAAACTCATGTTGTTGAAGACATTCATGTGGGGATAGAGGGCGTAGTTTTGAAAGACCATGGCCACATCCCGGTCCTTGGGCGCGACATTGTTGACAACGCGTTCGCCGATGCTGACCGAACCCGAGGTGATCTTCTCGAGGCCGGCCACCATGCGCAGTACCGTGGATTTGCCGCACCCGGAAGGGCCGACCAGGACCACGAACTCCTTGTTGCCGATATCCAGACTGATGCCGTGAACCACTTCCGTCTTGCCGAATTTTTTAACGATGTCCTTGAGAATGACCTGTGCCATGGATGATCCGTTTGCCAGTGGGTGGTTTGTGTTGCTGAAAAATGACCATGCTTTTCCCTTCCAAGTCAAGCAATTGTTAACCGACGGTTTGTTTTTTCTCATGGAATCGGAATCGCCTATCGTTTGACTTTTATGGGCCAATAAATACTTGACTAGTGAGAAGGAACCCATTACCCTAGATTCAGTACGGGAGGAGACCCCCTTTTTATAACTATTTTCAATCGGTTACATTTAAATCAAGAGGAGAGTGCAGCCATGATGAAAAAATTCATGATGTTGGCGGTAATGGTGGTCCTGGCGGTGTTCGCCGCCGACCAGGTGTTTGCCAAACCCATTGAAATTCACTGGTGGCACGCCATGCGCGGCGCCCGTGGCGAAACCCTGCAAAAGATCGTCGATGCCTTCAATGCGTCCCAGAGCGATTATGTCGTGGTGGCAACCAATAAGGGCAATTATGACGAAACGGTCAATGCCGGCGTGGCAGCCTACCGGGCCAAAAAACACCCCCACATTCTACAGTCTTTCGAGGTAGGCACCCTGACCATGATGCTCTCCGGCGCCATCTACCCGGTCTACAAGCTGATGGCCGATCAGGGCTACAAGATCGATTGGGACAGCTACCTGCAGCCGGTGCTTTCCTACTACGTGGATGAAAACAACAACCTGCTTTCCATGCCGTTCAACTCCTCCACCCCGGTGATGTACTACAATGTCGACCTGTTCAAAGCCGCGGGCATCGATCTGCCGTCCAAGACCGAGCCGTTGACCTGGGATCAGGTGGGCGACATCACGGCCAAGCTGGTGGCCTCCGGCGTGAAAAAAGGCATGGTGACTTCCTGGCAGTCCTGGGTCCAGGTCGAAAACTACAGCGCGATTCACGACATGCCATTTGCATCCAAAGCCAACGGCTACGAAGGCCTGGATTGCGAACTGATGATCAACAACCCGAAGGTGGTCGGCCATCTTGCCCGGCTCAAGTCCTGGATGGCGGACAACCGCTTTTCCTATGAGGGACAGAAATACCAGGGCCCGCAGGCAGCCTTTGTTGGCGGAGATGCTGCCATCCTGATGGAGTCCATCAGCGGTATCGGCAATGTGAAGAAGAACGCCAAGTTCGCCTGGGATCTGGCGCCCCTGCCCGTGGAAGCCAGCATGAAGGAACCCCAGAACAGCATCATCGGCGGTGCATCCCTGTGGGTAATGAAAGGCCATCCCAAAAAAGAGTACAAGGGTGTGGCGGCCTTCCTCGACTTTCTGGCCCAGAATGACATGCAGGAGTTGTGGCATATGGAAACCGGGTATTTCCCGATTACCGTGACTGCTTACGAATCCCTGAAGAAAAAGGGCTACTTCGACGAAAATCCCTACCAGGAAGTGGGTATCAACCAGATGACCCGCCGCAGACCCACCAAAAATTCCCGGGGGCTTCGCCTGGGCTACTTCGTTCAGATCCGCAACATCATCAACGAAGAGATGGAACTGATCTGGAACGGCTCCAAGACCCCGCAGCAGGCCATGGACGATGCAGTGGCGCGCAGCAACGAAAAGCTGCGTGAGTTCGAAAAGACCTACAAATAGGTTCCTATTATTCAGAACAACGGGATGGATTGTAGGGGCGAAAGATTTTTCGCCCCTACTGCCCCAGCCGATGCCGGATACCCATGATCAAGCGCTCCCATTTTACCTCGAAAACCCTGGCCTACCTGCTGATCACGCCGCAGATCCTGGTCACCCTGACCTTCTTTTACTGGCCGGCGATTCAGGGGGTGCTGCAGTCGGTCATGCTCAGCGACCCTTTCGGCCGGCGCAGCCGTTTCGTCTGGTTCGACAATTTCATCAATATTTTTACCGATTCGCTTTATCTGAAATCCATCGGCATCACCCTCGTCTTCAGCCTGGCCACCGCCGTCACCAGTATCGCCTTCGGCCTCTTTCTGGCGTCCCTGGCCAACCGGGCCCTGCGGGCCAAGGCCCTGATTCGTACCATGCTGATCTGGCCCTATGCCGTGGCACCGGCGATCTCCGGCATATTGTGGCTTTTTTTGCTGCACCCTTCCTTCGGCGTCGTGGCCTATTTCCTTCAGTATCGCCTTGGCGTTGACTGGAATCCGGTGCTTTCCGGAACCGACGCATTCATCATGGTTGTTTTGGCCAGCGCATGGAAAGAAATCAGCTATAATTTTGTATTCTTTATGGCCGGACTTCAGGCCGTACCCCATTCGCTGATCGAGGCGGCGGCCATGGATGGGGCCGGGCCTTTCCGGCGATTCTGGACCATCACCTTCCCGCTGCTTTCCCCCACGCTTTTTTTTCTGATGGTCATGAATGTCATCTACGCCTTTTTCGAAACCTTCGGCGTGATCCATACCGTCACCCAGGGAGGTCCCGGCGGGGCCACCAACACACTGGTTTACAAAGTCTACCAGGACGGATTCATTGGCTTGAACCTGGGATCATCGGCCGCTCAGTCCGTGGTGCTCATGATCCTGATCGTTACCATCACCGTGTTCCAGTTCCGTTTCGTGGAGCGCAAAGTCCAATATTCCCTGTGACCCGCTTATGGTCGAACGCACCCCCATACTCGACGCACTGACCTACGGATTCCTGATGCTGGGCATCTGCATCGTGGGGTTTCCCATATTTTACACCATCGTGGCAGCGACGCTTCCCATCGAGGAGGTTTCCAAGGTGCCCATGCCCCTGATGCCGGGGGACCAGTTCTGGGTGAACATCAGGACGGCCTGGGAACAGGGCGACCTGGGGCAGCAATTGATGAATTCGTTCATCATGGCCTCGGGCATCACCATCGGCAAAATCTGCGTCTCCATGCTGGGCGCTTTTTCAATCGTCTATTTCGACTACCGTTTCCGCAAGGTGGCCTTTGCGACGGTCTTCTGCACCCTGATGCTGCCGGTGGAGGTACGCATCCTGCCCACCTACGAAATCGCGGCCAACATTTTCGGCCCCCTGCAATGGCTGGTGGACACGTTGCACCTCAACAGCCTGATCCAGTGGTGGGTGGGCAATGACTTTGAAATCGCGCTGGAGTGGAGTTTGTTGGACAGTTACACGGGGTTGATCCTGCCCCTGGTGGCCTCGGCCACCTGCACCTTTCTCTTCCGCCAGTTTTTTCTCACCGTTCCGGAAGAGTTGTGCGAGGCGGCCAAGCTGGACGGCGCCTCGGCCATGATGTTTTTCCACAGAATCCTATTGCCCCTTTCGGTGACCAACATTGCCGCCCTGGTGGTCATCGAGTTCGTCTACGGTTGGAACCAGTACCTGTGGCCGCTGCTGATCACCACCGACCCGAATATGACCACGGCAGTCATCGGCCTCCAAGATCTGATTCCCCAGGTGGATGACATTCCCTACTGGAACGTGGCCATGGCCGGCTCCCTGCTGGTGATGTTGCCGCCCATCCTGGTGGTGCTTTTCATGCAGCGCTGGTTTGTCAAGGGGCTGGTGGAACGCGAGAAGTGACACACAAGACTGTTGCAGCCTTCAACGGCTACCGATACCCATTGGAGGCTGCGTTGGAAGAGCTTCTCAAAGGCGGGTTCCCGGCGGTTATTTTGCCGGGGCTTCCGGGTTCAGGCGAGATTCATCTTGTTCAGTTTGAGCAGGACGCGCTCCTCTGAAAAAGGCTTTTTAATATAATCGTTGCAGCCCGCCTCGATGCTGGCGACGACCGTCGGGTAATCGGAATGGGCCGTTACCATCAGTATTTTACTGCGATTTTCCACGGTAATGCCGTTTTTGGACTCCAGCTTGCGAATGGACTCCAGTACTTCCGGTCCTCCCAAATCCGGCATGGAGATATCCAGGGTGATCAGATCGAAGGGTTTTTCATCCAGCAGTGCTTCCGTAAAAGATTTTATGGCAGTCAAGCCATTCTCCACCGCGTGGCACTCGCCGTAGCCCTTGAGAATCTGCTGCATTTTTATCCGGCTTACCCGTTCGTCATCCACGATCATGATTTTCATTGAAGTTCCTTTTCAGAGCAACGTTCACGTTTGTCTTGATTCAAAGCGCGTCCACAAACTCCGCCATCCGCTGAACCTCGACCTCCAGCGCATCGATTCTGCTGGCGGTCTGCGCCAATGATCCGGACTTTGCCGCTGCTTCAAGCGCTGCCGCTGCATCGGCCAGAGGACCGGCCGTCAGGTTCGAACTGCCCCCCTTGATGGAATGCGCTTCGCTGGCAATGATGTTGATGTCGCCATTGACAACGGCATCGCGTACCTTTTCGATCTGTTGTCTTGCATCGCTTACAAAGCCGATCAATACGTCCGCCAACACATCTGCTTCGTTGCCGAACGCTTTCAGCGCCCGGGAGTAGTTCACCGGATCGGCGACATGGTCCGATGGATCTTGATTTTCCTCAAGACAGGCGTCCTCTGCTTCCGGGACCGGCGAATCGGTCCACTTGGCGATTGTGGCCAGCAACCGCTCTTTTTTCAATGGCTTGGAAAGATAATCGTCCGCTCCCGCAGACAGGCATTTTTCGCGATCACCACTCAGTGCGTTGGCGGTAATCGCAAGGATGGGAATCCGGCGCGGTGCGGTGCCGCCATTTTTCGGTGCTTTTTCCATTTTTCGGATGGTTTCGATTGCCTGGTATCCATCCATGACCGGCATGTTCATATCCATCAGGATGATGTCGTAAGGGTTACGTTCGTAAGCCGTAACCGCCTCCCGGCCGTTTTCGGCCAGATCCGCCAGATAGCCGGCCTTGTGCAGATGGTTCAGCGTAACTTGCTGATTGGTCGGATAGTCCTCCACCACTAGAACGTGAAGCTGCCCGTTTTTCATCCCGGCAATGGTGTCCCGGGTGACAAGCGTTCTTGAATGGGAAACCGCAGTTACGTCCACACCGCATACCATTTTGATGGTCTGGGTGAGGTCCGCCAATTTTACGGGCTTGTTGAGGTACCCGTCGACACCGATGCCGCGGCATTTGTCACCGTCGCCAATTTCGTTGATGCCGGAAATGAGAATGATGGCCATATCTTTCAGGGCATCTTTGTCTCTGATTTTGGCGGCAAGCTCAAATCCGTCCATTTCCGGCATGCGAATATCCGACAGTAACAGGTTGAACGGGTGTGGCGACGCCGAGGCCGTCTCGATGCGTGCCAAAGCTTCTATCGGATTGGCGCATTGGCTGGCTTCGATGCCATGGAAGGTCAGATACTCCACCAGAATCTCCCTTGGGGCGTCCATGTCATCGACAACCATGACCTTCAAGCCGGAAAGGGTGGCGCTCTCGGCTGCTCTCGCTGGCCGTTGCGGTGCTTTTTCGAATTCCGCCGTAAACCAGAATGTAGAGCCATCGTCCGGGGTACTGATCAGACCGATTTCTCCGCCCATCATTTCGACCAGCTGCTTGGCGATCGTCGTTCCAAGGCCCGTGCCGCCGTACTGCCGGGTGGTGGAACCATTGGCCTGGGTGAAACTATCGAAGATGGACGACTGCTGCTCTACCGGGATGCCGATTCCAGTGTCGGCCACCTCGAAATGGATCAAGGCGCGGTTCGAACCCTCCTCGACGGTATGGGCACGGATGGCGATTTCGCCCTTTTCGGTGAACTTCAAGGCATTGCCGGCCAGGTTGTTCAATACCTGTCGAAGGCGGCCGGGATCGCCGAGCAATTTGCCGGGAATGTCCTGGGAGACAAAGGAAATGAACTCCAGGCCATGGTTTTTCGCGCGGATGGCGA
This window of the uncultured Desulfosarcina sp. genome carries:
- a CDS encoding methylenetetrahydrofolate reductase C-terminal domain-containing protein; translation: MHATIQKPIEEIVSYIRSGEKVFVVGCNNCAWKCHSGGEGETEKMAERLTRRGVEVVGYTVPGPQGMSLCKLDHTRKVLQEDYADQIANADSFLVLGCGQGVHTVIDATDGGMVHPGCDTIFGGETVSAEDIEEYCSLCGECIIEFTGGLCPMTLCSKQLLNGPCGGAENGMCEVDKERPCGWVMIYERLKKLGRLELLDPYQKPKNHAKWSRPRTLKVSETEATFCSQAGKVTVSNQD
- a CDS encoding methylenetetrahydrofolate reductase, whose product is MKLTTLFDKGEFVVTGEVGPIKGAVNRDKSIDPTCTQEAKYLQGWVHAVNVTDNQSAVMRLGSLAASVGLKQKGIEPVYQLTCRDRNRIALQSDLLTAYSLGIDNVLLITGDHIQLGDHKEAKPVFDLDSVQLIDMAMGLRNGHDITGNEIENPPDMAYGAVVNPNFEPLDLQLMKMKKKVDAGAEFFQTQAVYDRKVFETFMNKASKMNVPIQVGLVVLKSPQMGKFMNKNVSGIEVPQSWIDEIGSVEKEDRKMKAAEMMGRFLAEIKDMVQGVHLMPLGWADIVPKILQTARIAV
- the galU gene encoding UTP--glucose-1-phosphate uridylyltransferase GalU, producing MKVRKAVFPVAGLGTRFLPATKAMAKEMLPIVDKPLIQYAVEEAYASGITEIIFVTGAGKKAIENHFDHSCELEHMLMARGKDAELKQIHGLIPESGSISYTRQAQPLGLGHAIWCARNLVGNEPFAVLLADDLIKAEKPVLKQMIEKFDKLQSSIVSVVEVAPQDTSKYGILDADPPVDGVTKIRGLVEKPAPEKAPSNLAIIGRYVLTPEIFEILDNKEVGAGGEIQITDAMARLLKTQDIYGYRYEGTRFDCGDKAGFQMANLAFSFDRPEMRERLLPFIRQLIESY
- a CDS encoding branched-chain amino acid aminotransferase, producing the protein MQISITKADQLKPKPDENKLGFGTIFTDHMFNMDYSVEKGWHNPRIEPYGPISMDPSTMVLHYGQGVFEGLKAYRNKQGKIQLFRPQENFKRINHSNRKLCIPEIDEAFALDALKQLLDVEQAWVPSQPGTSLYIRPTIIAMDPFLGVRASFTYRFFIILSPVGAYYAEGFNPVKIMVTKDHVRAVRGGMGDTKTPGNYAASLFAGEAAHKAGYTQVLWLDGVELKYIEEVGAMNIFFVIDDELITPMLSGSILPGVTRNSVLELGKTWGLKVSERKISIDEVMNAHASGHLKEIFGSGTAAVISPVGELKYGDTVITVGDGQVGPLAHRFFEAIQDIQYGAIEGPAAWIETV
- the ugpC gene encoding sn-glycerol-3-phosphate ABC transporter ATP-binding protein UgpC; this translates as MAQVILKDIVKKFGKTEVVHGISLDIGNKEFVVLVGPSGCGKSTVLRMVAGLEKITSGSVSIGERVVNNVAPKDRDVAMVFQNYALYPHMNVFNNMSFGLKLSKTPKAEILERVNEAAGILGLEELLQRKPHQLSGGQRQRVAMGRAIVRKPSVFLFDEPLSNLDAKLRTQMRTEIKRLHQKVQATIIYVTHDQVEAMTLADRIVVMRNGNIEQVGQPMELFQNPTNTFVAGFIGSPPMNLVPARIVSNGDRLDIRFNDQLSIPVPEKENMAIQPETDVIMGLRTEDFTVDNGNGGFPDEWKVEGVVEVVEPLGGETHMHMNFNGISFIAKSEGRRIFKAGQQLRMAMNLNHLHLFDAGTTRSIY
- the ugpB gene encoding sn-glycerol-3-phosphate ABC transporter substrate-binding protein UgpB — protein: MMKKFMMLAVMVVLAVFAADQVFAKPIEIHWWHAMRGARGETLQKIVDAFNASQSDYVVVATNKGNYDETVNAGVAAYRAKKHPHILQSFEVGTLTMMLSGAIYPVYKLMADQGYKIDWDSYLQPVLSYYVDENNNLLSMPFNSSTPVMYYNVDLFKAAGIDLPSKTEPLTWDQVGDITAKLVASGVKKGMVTSWQSWVQVENYSAIHDMPFASKANGYEGLDCELMINNPKVVGHLARLKSWMADNRFSYEGQKYQGPQAAFVGGDAAILMESISGIGNVKKNAKFAWDLAPLPVEASMKEPQNSIIGGASLWVMKGHPKKEYKGVAAFLDFLAQNDMQELWHMETGYFPITVTAYESLKKKGYFDENPYQEVGINQMTRRRPTKNSRGLRLGYFVQIRNIINEEMELIWNGSKTPQQAMDDAVARSNEKLREFEKTYK
- the ugpA gene encoding sn-glycerol-3-phosphate ABC transporter permease UgpA, which encodes MIKRSHFTSKTLAYLLITPQILVTLTFFYWPAIQGVLQSVMLSDPFGRRSRFVWFDNFINIFTDSLYLKSIGITLVFSLATAVTSIAFGLFLASLANRALRAKALIRTMLIWPYAVAPAISGILWLFLLHPSFGVVAYFLQYRLGVDWNPVLSGTDAFIMVVLASAWKEISYNFVFFMAGLQAVPHSLIEAAAMDGAGPFRRFWTITFPLLSPTLFFLMVMNVIYAFFETFGVIHTVTQGGPGGATNTLVYKVYQDGFIGLNLGSSAAQSVVLMILIVTITVFQFRFVERKVQYSL
- a CDS encoding ABC transporter permease subunit, giving the protein MVERTPILDALTYGFLMLGICIVGFPIFYTIVAATLPIEEVSKVPMPLMPGDQFWVNIRTAWEQGDLGQQLMNSFIMASGITIGKICVSMLGAFSIVYFDYRFRKVAFATVFCTLMLPVEVRILPTYEIAANIFGPLQWLVDTLHLNSLIQWWVGNDFEIALEWSLLDSYTGLILPLVASATCTFLFRQFFLTVPEELCEAAKLDGASAMMFFHRILLPLSVTNIAALVVIEFVYGWNQYLWPLLITTDPNMTTAVIGLQDLIPQVDDIPYWNVAMAGSLLVMLPPILVVLFMQRWFVKGLVEREK
- a CDS encoding response regulator translates to MKIMIVDDERVSRIKMQQILKGYGECHAVENGLTAIKSFTEALLDEKPFDLITLDISMPDLGGPEVLESIRKLESKNGITVENRSKILMVTAHSDYPTVVASIEAGCNDYIKKPFSEERVLLKLNKMNLA
- a CDS encoding response regulator produces the protein MSLRFKTIIGITVMQAFLLITIIWNAQLLMRQSHEQVLRQRAETATQLFVTTIEEAVLSMDLAYLDRFVKTVVKHHDFVYVRVLNADRRVLAEAGTLSPQTRQFHADTHIQNVKNGFFDYFSPIEEAGIDYGRVEVGLSTQAILSTLKHSQTRFTYIAAIELILSILLSALLGSYLVRRLNNLKEASKRISIGEVGYQIETVGNDEIGITAKMFNRMSLRLRDSLLEIKNKNSFLKKEIAKRREAETQLVQHRDNLESLIKQKTLQVRRSEAMLKMILDSMPYAVVMVGTDKRLRYANEVALAMMGYETQDSVTGCVCHDTFCPTEADRCPILNIEGDLDRSERMLRTRDGREIPILKSATRLMLEDEVVVLETFVDITERKQVERDLKKAKIRAEEANAAKSQFLANMSHEIRTPLNGIIGMAELALDTDLSADQRKIAETIEKESNTLLELINSILDYSKIEAGKFQLENIPFDLRELIEDVASSIAIRAKNHGLEFISFVSQDIPGKLLGDPGRLRQVLNNLAGNALKFTEKGEIAIRAHTVEEGSNRALIHFEVADTGIGIPVEQQSSIFDSFTQANGSTTRQYGGTGLGTTIAKQLVEMMGGEIGLISTPDDGSTFWFTAEFEKAPQRPARAAESATLSGLKVMVVDDMDAPREILVEYLTFHGIEASQCANPIEALARIETASASPHPFNLLLSDIRMPEMDGFELAAKIRDKDALKDMAIILISGINEIGDGDKCRGIGVDGYLNKPVKLADLTQTIKMVCGVDVTAVSHSRTLVTRDTIAGMKNGQLHVLVVEDYPTNQQVTLNHLHKAGYLADLAENGREAVTAYERNPYDIILMDMNMPVMDGYQAIETIRKMEKAPKNGGTAPRRIPILAITANALSGDREKCLSAGADDYLSKPLKKERLLATIAKWTDSPVPEAEDACLEENQDPSDHVADPVNYSRALKAFGNEADVLADVLIGFVSDARQQIEKVRDAVVNGDINIIASEAHSIKGGSSNLTAGPLADAAAALEAAAKSGSLAQTASRIDALEVEVQRMAEFVDAL